In a single window of the Acidobacteriota bacterium genome:
- a CDS encoding ImmA/IrrE family metallo-endopeptidase has product MDLSDMPPTPRGRHHEIRGAALREFAGLRSDEARLDPHSLARFAKLMVVPFEAIQSLSPESREHLLGSGKNAWSGGAASTRLPDGSRLIILNPTQGVNRQNATLMEEISHVFLGHKPSKLAVERRDRSGKINAREYDRAIEEEAYGTGAAALVPYSALKRMVLAGRTSGQIANHFYVSRALVEFRIKISRLWSDYRERGGSGSDGSK; this is encoded by the coding sequence GTGGACCTATCCGATATGCCGCCGACGCCGAGAGGCAGGCACCACGAGATCAGAGGTGCCGCTTTGAGGGAATTTGCCGGACTGCGATCAGACGAAGCTCGTCTCGATCCGCACAGTTTGGCCCGCTTTGCAAAGCTGATGGTCGTACCGTTCGAAGCCATCCAATCTCTGAGTCCAGAATCGCGTGAGCATCTGCTTGGGAGCGGAAAGAACGCTTGGTCCGGAGGGGCCGCATCGACTCGGCTGCCTGACGGAAGCCGGCTTATCATCCTTAATCCTACACAAGGCGTCAACCGTCAAAATGCTACTCTGATGGAGGAGATCAGCCATGTTTTCCTCGGTCATAAACCTAGCAAACTCGCTGTAGAACGCCGGGACCGGAGTGGAAAGATCAATGCGAGGGAATACGATCGGGCGATCGAGGAAGAGGCGTATGGAACCGGCGCCGCGGCTCTGGTGCCGTATTCAGCTCTGAAGAGAATGGTCTTGGCGGGCCGAACGTCGGGTCAGATCGCGAACCATTTTTACGTCAGCCGTGCGTTGGTGGAATTTCGCATCAAGATCTCACGGCTCTGGAGCGATTACAGGGAACGCGGCGGCAGCGGGTCCGATGGCAGTAAATAA